One Glutamicibacter halophytocola DNA segment encodes these proteins:
- the lexA gene encoding transcriptional repressor LexA, which yields MSASQRTPRSNARSLTIRQKKILETIQRAIGKNGYPPSMREIGDSVGLKSLSSVTHQLSQLEKLGYIRRDPRRPRAMEILLPLQLADDAENSTASEAAESKAAEDAMVIELSTSADTTMVPLVGRIAAGGPILADQSVEDVFSLPRQLVGHGELFMLKVSGDSMVDAAICDGDWVVVRRQQNAENGDIVAALLDEEATVKTFRQRDGHTWLLPQNSRYEPILGDAAKIMGRVVSVMRSL from the coding sequence GATCGAATGCACGCTCGTTGACGATTCGCCAAAAGAAGATCCTGGAAACGATCCAGCGTGCCATCGGCAAGAACGGCTATCCACCATCCATGCGTGAGATTGGCGACTCGGTAGGGCTCAAGAGCCTTTCGAGCGTCACCCACCAATTGAGCCAGCTAGAAAAGCTCGGGTACATTCGTCGAGATCCACGCCGTCCGCGCGCCATGGAGATTTTGTTGCCACTGCAGTTGGCGGACGATGCTGAGAACTCAACGGCGTCGGAGGCTGCAGAGAGCAAGGCTGCCGAAGACGCGATGGTCATCGAGCTCAGCACGTCAGCCGATACGACCATGGTTCCATTGGTCGGCCGGATCGCTGCTGGTGGGCCGATCCTTGCTGATCAGTCTGTCGAAGATGTTTTCTCGTTGCCTCGCCAGCTGGTCGGACACGGCGAATTATTCATGCTCAAAGTCTCTGGCGATTCCATGGTTGATGCCGCTATCTGTGATGGTGACTGGGTAGTCGTCCGCCGTCAGCAGAATGCTGAAAACGGCGATATCGTCGCTGCATTGCTGGACGAAGAAGCCACTGTCAAAACCTTCCGGCAGCGCGATGGGCATACATGGCTGCTGCCCCAGAACTCACGCTACGAACCGATCTTGGGCGACGCGGCCAAGATCATGGGCCGTGTTGTTTCTGTGATGCGTTCGCTCTAA